In Sphingomonas crocodyli, a genomic segment contains:
- the dinB gene encoding DNA polymerase IV, which yields MDAPEDSAHRPDSDGRKIIHIDMDAFYASVEQRDDPSLRGKPVAVGGTRERGVVAAASYEARAYGVRSAMASSQARRMCPDLVFVKPRFDAYKAVSRQIHEIFADFTPLIEPLSLDEAYLDVSAGHPEFGSATAIAQEIRRRIKAETGLTASAGVSYNKFIAKIASDQNKPNGICVVRPDAGPDFVGKLPIGRFHGIGPVTAKRMEKLGIHTGADLRRASRELLDRHFGKSGNYYYLAARGIDHRQVKPDRVRKSIGHETTFFQDVFAHDEMAAFFRDASETVARHAARSGKAGRTVSIKLRYADFRTITRAKTLPVPIDDAGTVAEVALALLAPLEPVEQGVRLLGVTLSGFDVPEVEVEQLELELIAFP from the coding sequence GTGGACGCCCCTGAAGACAGCGCGCATCGGCCCGACAGCGATGGCCGCAAGATCATCCATATCGACATGGACGCTTTCTACGCCTCGGTCGAACAGCGCGACGATCCGTCGCTGCGCGGCAAGCCGGTGGCGGTGGGCGGCACGCGCGAGCGCGGCGTGGTCGCGGCGGCAAGCTATGAGGCGCGCGCCTACGGGGTGCGATCGGCGATGGCGTCGTCGCAGGCACGGCGCATGTGCCCCGATCTGGTGTTCGTGAAGCCGCGCTTCGACGCCTACAAGGCGGTGTCGCGTCAGATCCACGAGATATTCGCCGATTTCACCCCGTTGATCGAGCCGCTGTCGCTCGACGAAGCCTATCTGGACGTCAGCGCGGGCCATCCCGAATTTGGCTCCGCGACCGCGATCGCGCAGGAGATCAGGCGGCGGATCAAGGCGGAGACGGGGCTGACCGCGTCGGCGGGGGTTTCGTACAACAAGTTCATCGCCAAGATCGCGTCGGACCAGAACAAGCCCAACGGCATCTGCGTGGTGCGGCCCGATGCGGGGCCGGATTTCGTGGGAAAGCTGCCGATCGGGCGCTTCCACGGGATCGGGCCGGTCACGGCGAAGCGGATGGAAAAGCTGGGCATCCACACCGGCGCCGACCTGCGCCGCGCGAGCCGCGAACTGCTCGACCGGCATTTCGGCAAGTCGGGCAATTATTATTACCTCGCCGCGCGGGGGATCGATCATCGGCAGGTGAAGCCCGATCGGGTGCGCAAATCGATCGGGCACGAGACGACCTTCTTTCAGGACGTGTTCGCGCATGACGAGATGGCGGCCTTCTTCCGCGACGCGAGCGAAACGGTCGCGCGCCACGCGGCGCGCAGCGGCAAGGCAGGGCGCACCGTATCGATCAAATTGCGCTACGCCGATTTCCGCACGATCACGCGGGCGAAGACCCTGCCGGTGCCGATCGACGATGCCGGCACGGTGGCCGAAGTCGCGCTGGCCCTGCTCGCCCCGCTGGAGCCGGTGGAGCAGGGGGTGCGCCTGCTGGGCGTCACCCTGTCGGGCTTCGACGTGCCCGAGGTGGAGGTCGAGCAGCTCGAACTGGAGCTGATCGCCTTTCCGTAG
- a CDS encoding alginate export family protein — translation MGAAWKIGIGLCLCAVGAARADAADGLTLGATMRARIEGIDNQVRPGFRSDDTVYNLRTTIRAEYRDGPIRLLGELWDSRVYGNDRRSAITSTEVNTFEPVQAFIEADLGDALGTGTTLKATAGRMMLNLGSRRLVAADDYRNTTAGYTGLRADIGVGRDWQAALVYVLPQMRRPDDIDSIVDNKRGIDKESFNLVLWGGVVSRAKLIGGASGELSFFHLGESDIVGRPTRDRSLDTVALRLIRKPAVDAADFDLEGGYQRGTISASAAANARRLDVLAWFVHGEAGYTMPGGWKPRLSLFADVASGDRRGGHYGRFDTIFGFRRGEYSPAGMLATISRANIMSPGVRIDAVPDKRSDLYASYRPMWLHSRSDAFSTSNVIDPTGRSGRFAGHQFDARARYWIVPDHLQFEVDTTYITAGRFLREAPNARGRDAFYWSLNLLAIL, via the coding sequence GTGGGGGCAGCATGGAAAATCGGGATCGGGCTATGCCTGTGCGCGGTCGGTGCGGCGCGTGCCGATGCGGCCGACGGGCTGACCCTGGGCGCCACGATGCGCGCGCGGATAGAGGGAATCGACAATCAGGTCCGCCCTGGATTTCGCAGCGACGACACCGTCTATAATCTGCGCACGACGATCCGCGCCGAATATCGCGACGGCCCGATCCGCCTGCTGGGCGAGCTTTGGGACAGCCGCGTCTATGGCAATGACCGGCGCAGCGCGATCACGTCGACCGAGGTGAACACGTTCGAACCGGTGCAGGCGTTTATCGAGGCGGATCTGGGCGATGCGCTGGGCACGGGCACGACGCTGAAGGCGACGGCGGGGCGGATGATGCTCAACCTCGGATCGCGCCGCCTGGTCGCCGCCGACGATTATCGCAACACGACGGCGGGCTATACCGGGCTGCGCGCCGATATCGGGGTGGGCCGGGACTGGCAGGCGGCGCTCGTCTATGTGCTGCCGCAGATGCGCCGGCCTGACGATATCGACTCGATTGTCGATAATAAGCGCGGGATCGACAAGGAGAGCTTCAATCTCGTCCTGTGGGGCGGGGTGGTGAGCCGTGCGAAGCTGATCGGCGGGGCGAGCGGCGAGCTGAGTTTCTTCCATCTGGGCGAATCGGACATTGTCGGGCGGCCGACGCGCGACCGTTCGCTCGACACCGTGGCGCTGCGGCTGATCCGCAAGCCGGCGGTCGACGCGGCCGATTTCGATCTGGAGGGCGGCTATCAGCGCGGAACGATCAGCGCGTCGGCGGCCGCGAACGCCCGGCGGCTCGACGTGCTGGCGTGGTTCGTCCACGGCGAGGCTGGCTATACGATGCCGGGCGGATGGAAACCGCGGCTGTCGCTGTTCGCCGATGTGGCGAGCGGCGATCGGCGCGGCGGACATTATGGCCGGTTCGACACGATCTTCGGCTTCCGGCGCGGCGAATATTCGCCGGCGGGGATGCTGGCGACGATCAGCCGCGCGAACATAATGTCGCCGGGCGTGCGGATCGATGCGGTGCCCGACAAAAGATCCGATCTCTATGCCAGCTATCGGCCGATGTGGCTGCATTCGCGGAGTGACGCCTTCTCGACCAGCAATGTGATCGATCCCACCGGGCGCTCGGGGCGCTTCGCAGGGCACCAGTTCGACGCGCGCGCGCGATACTGGATCGTGCCCGATCACCTGCAGTTCGAAGTCGATACGACCTACATCACCGCCGGCCGCTTCCTGCGCGAGGCGCCCAATGCGCGCGGGCGCGACGCCTTCTACTGGTCGCTGAACCTGCTCGCTATCCTCTGA
- a CDS encoding TauD/TfdA dioxygenase family protein, with translation MPGFTPIVGAPFGVESAFDLSQPLDAVDAYAIRKAFAEHKLLVFRNQHLSQDEQARALGALGNVLPVGREVAEVSVDGTLGSTALAFHSDLSFTEEPIKVLSLHAIDVEEGETVTRFAHAIAAARHLSPALRDRLSRTSALALMAIVQSRRAIPAVIPDILPRAERPAVIPHPVTGEAILYVSEMQTVRLDGMNETDSDELLHLLFGLLYAPGNVYEHRWRSGDLVIWDNYALQHGRPDLSGVARRRLQRACVADHDFAELCPDFNSSDPRVKAIGRGEDYLADTAVY, from the coding sequence ATGCCGGGCTTCACGCCTATCGTGGGGGCGCCCTTTGGCGTCGAAAGTGCTTTCGATCTTTCGCAGCCGCTGGATGCCGTCGATGCCTATGCGATCCGCAAGGCCTTCGCCGAGCACAAGCTGCTCGTCTTCCGCAACCAGCATCTGAGCCAGGACGAGCAGGCGCGGGCGCTGGGCGCGCTGGGCAATGTCCTGCCGGTGGGGCGCGAAGTGGCGGAGGTTTCGGTCGATGGCACGCTGGGATCGACCGCTTTGGCCTTCCATTCGGACCTGAGCTTCACCGAGGAGCCGATCAAGGTGCTGTCGCTCCACGCGATCGACGTGGAGGAGGGGGAGACGGTGACGCGCTTCGCCCATGCGATCGCGGCTGCCCGCCACCTTTCGCCCGCCTTGCGCGATCGGCTGTCGCGCACGTCGGCGCTGGCGCTGATGGCGATCGTCCAGTCGCGGCGCGCGATCCCGGCCGTGATCCCCGACATATTGCCGCGCGCCGAGCGGCCCGCCGTAATCCCCCATCCGGTGACGGGCGAAGCGATCCTCTATGTCAGCGAGATGCAGACGGTGCGGCTCGACGGGATGAACGAGACCGACAGCGACGAACTGCTCCACCTGCTGTTCGGCCTGCTCTACGCGCCCGGCAATGTGTACGAGCATCGCTGGCGCAGCGGCGATCTGGTGATCTGGGACAATTATGCGCTCCAGCACGGGCGACCCGATCTGTCCGGCGTGGCGCGGCGGCGGCTCCAGCGCGCCTGCGTCGCCGACCATGATTTCGCCGAGCTGTGCCCCGACTTCAACAGCAGCGATCCGCGCGTGAAGGCGATCGGGCGGGGCGAGGATTATCTAGCGGATACAGCAGTTTACTGA
- the ctrA gene encoding response regulator transcription factor CtrA, protein MRVLLIEDDPTTAKAIELMLGSEGFNVYSTDLGEEGLDLGKLYDYDLIALDLNLPDMHGYDVLKKLRNSKVQTPVMILSGNAEMDSKVRALGFGADDYVTKPFHREELVARIHAIVRRSKGHSQSVIKTGKLAVNLDAKTVEVDGARVHLTGKEYAMLELLSLRKGTTLTKEMFLNHLYGGMDEPELKIIDVFICKLRKKLALACGGENYIETVWGRGYVLRDPEDGQVSQVA, encoded by the coding sequence ATGCGGGTTTTGCTGATCGAGGACGATCCCACCACGGCGAAGGCGATCGAGCTGATGCTCGGGTCGGAAGGCTTCAACGTGTATTCCACCGACCTCGGCGAAGAAGGCCTCGATCTGGGCAAGCTGTACGATTACGATCTGATCGCGCTCGACCTCAACCTGCCCGACATGCACGGCTATGACGTGCTCAAGAAGCTGCGCAACTCGAAGGTCCAGACCCCGGTCATGATCCTTTCGGGCAATGCCGAGATGGACTCGAAGGTCCGCGCGCTCGGCTTCGGCGCCGACGATTACGTCACCAAGCCCTTCCACCGCGAAGAACTGGTCGCCCGCATCCATGCGATCGTCCGCCGTTCGAAGGGCCACAGCCAGTCGGTCATCAAGACCGGCAAGCTGGCGGTGAACCTGGATGCCAAGACCGTCGAGGTCGATGGCGCCCGCGTCCACCTGACCGGCAAGGAATATGCGATGCTGGAGCTGCTCTCGCTCCGCAAGGGCACCACGCTCACCAAGGAAATGTTCCTGAACCACCTTTATGGCGGCATGGACGAGCCCGAACTCAAGATCATCGACGTCTTCATCTGCAAGCTGCGCAAGAAGCTGGCGCTGGCCTGCGGTGGCGAAAATTATATCGAGACCGTCTGGGGCCGCGGCTATGTGCTGCGCGATCCCGAAGATGGTCAGGTGTCGCAGGTCGCGTAA